One window from the genome of Alistipes sp. ZOR0009 encodes:
- the porV gene encoding type IX secretion system outer membrane channel protein PorV, which translates to MFKELAVGLCVVGGCLCSTLGYSQTDIIGREYNPIKVGAAFLSITPDSRAAGYGDQGVASIADNNAQFWNPAKYPFHEAKGGASFTYTPWLKNLISGISLNYLAGFYKIDQVQAVSASLRYFALGKIEFKDESNMLQKQFSPNELAFDAAYSRMFSNEISSAIAFRYLRSDITGNSLETKTASSFAADIALYYQKELRRGYNKNEIALGASITNIGSKIAYSNDANNKAFIPTTLRIGGRYTAEADRKHLFSIMLEISKLLVPTPKYDENNQNLNANKSVIEGLFSSFGDAPNGFKEELQETMLSAGAEYTYNSAVSLRAGLFNESKNKGNRKFFTFGGGIKYSAFILDFAYLVPTANGANNPLANTFRITIGTELGKDKYGRRSSSRRRFR; encoded by the coding sequence ATGTTTAAGGAGCTAGCTGTTGGATTGTGTGTTGTGGGGGGATGTTTGTGTTCAACGCTTGGCTATTCACAAACAGATATAATTGGAAGGGAATATAATCCGATAAAAGTCGGCGCTGCTTTTTTGTCAATAACGCCCGATTCGCGTGCGGCTGGTTACGGCGACCAAGGAGTCGCATCCATAGCCGACAACAACGCTCAATTTTGGAATCCCGCTAAATATCCATTTCATGAAGCCAAAGGCGGCGCATCTTTTACCTATACCCCTTGGCTAAAAAATTTGATTAGTGGAATAAGCTTAAATTACCTTGCTGGATTTTACAAGATAGATCAAGTTCAAGCGGTGAGCGCCTCGCTTCGCTATTTTGCTCTTGGGAAAATTGAATTCAAAGATGAATCTAACATGCTCCAAAAGCAGTTTAGCCCAAACGAGCTCGCTTTTGATGCCGCCTACTCCCGCATGTTTAGCAACGAAATTTCATCTGCAATTGCTTTTAGATACCTACGCTCTGATATAACAGGAAACTCGTTAGAAACTAAAACAGCCAGCTCTTTTGCGGCAGACATTGCCCTTTACTACCAAAAAGAGCTACGTAGAGGTTACAACAAAAACGAAATAGCATTGGGAGCAAGCATAACTAACATAGGATCGAAAATAGCCTACAGCAACGATGCCAACAACAAGGCATTCATTCCCACTACGCTTAGGATAGGCGGACGATACACCGCTGAAGCTGACAGAAAGCATCTTTTTTCTATCATGCTTGAAATTTCGAAACTGCTAGTTCCAACCCCAAAATACGACGAGAACAACCAAAACCTAAACGCCAATAAATCTGTAATAGAAGGGCTATTTTCATCATTCGGAGATGCGCCGAACGGATTTAAGGAGGAGCTGCAAGAAACAATGCTTTCAGCAGGGGCAGAATACACCTATAATAGTGCAGTTAGCCTTAGAGCAGGACTCTTTAATGAGTCCAAAAACAAGGGGAATAGAAAATTTTTCACATTTGGCGGCGGAATTAAGTATAGCGCATTTATACTCGACTTTGCCTACTTAGTACCAACAGCCAATGGAGCAAACAACCCTCTGGCCAACACCTTCCGAATCACGATTGGCACAGAACTTGGCAAAGATAAATACGGACGACGATCGTCATCCAGAAGACGATTTAGATAA
- a CDS encoding MFS transporter: MEHNSAKLFTSSFIFAFLANSLMMLAFYMLMPTLPIYLINVLGFEPSDVGIIVSSYIISAVVIRPLSGFLIDSLRRKPFYVIVFSLFTVIFGGYTLFASFAMLLVVRILQGFVWGIIIPLGNTLAIDIMPSDRRGTGIGIYGMSSNLAMALGPVVGLTLLDSLGFPSIAMVSMAASALGVLFALLIKAPRKQIEKRNEPISLDRFILVKAIPVGINVLLVCFSYGFLVAYAALYGREMGIQNVGLFFILMAIGVIASRLFTGRFIDKGFFNQIALISMALLTIGVGMLGVFQVSFIYFAMALVLGGGYGMLFPAIQTMIVNFGAHNQRGTANSTYFTGFDIGVGLGMLLGGIIADKTSLSTSLIVSSVLNLLAIIYYVKISAPSYKAHTCK; this comes from the coding sequence ATGGAACATAACTCCGCAAAGCTATTTACGTCTAGCTTTATTTTTGCCTTTCTAGCCAACTCGTTGATGATGCTGGCTTTTTATATGCTAATGCCGACGCTGCCAATATACCTTATAAATGTATTGGGCTTCGAACCTTCCGATGTGGGGATTATTGTCTCGTCCTACATTATTTCGGCGGTAGTAATTCGTCCGCTATCTGGCTTTTTGATAGATTCTCTTAGGCGTAAGCCATTTTATGTGATAGTTTTTTCTCTGTTTACCGTCATCTTTGGAGGCTATACGCTTTTTGCATCATTTGCAATGCTGCTGGTGGTTCGCATTCTACAGGGATTTGTGTGGGGGATAATTATCCCGTTGGGAAATACGCTGGCTATCGATATAATGCCATCAGACCGAAGAGGTACGGGCATTGGAATTTATGGAATGTCATCTAACCTAGCAATGGCGTTGGGGCCTGTTGTCGGGCTAACGTTGCTCGATTCTTTGGGCTTTCCTTCTATTGCAATGGTTTCAATGGCAGCCTCTGCTCTTGGAGTTCTTTTTGCTTTGCTGATAAAGGCGCCTCGCAAGCAGATTGAGAAAAGGAACGAGCCCATATCGTTGGATCGGTTTATTTTGGTAAAAGCAATCCCAGTAGGGATTAACGTTTTGCTGGTTTGCTTTTCATATGGTTTCTTGGTGGCCTATGCGGCATTGTATGGGCGCGAAATGGGGATACAGAATGTTGGACTATTCTTTATTCTCATGGCAATTGGTGTAATCGCATCGCGATTATTCACAGGGCGGTTTATTGATAAGGGCTTTTTTAACCAAATAGCGCTTATCTCTATGGCTCTCCTTACGATTGGCGTAGGAATGCTGGGGGTGTTTCAGGTGTCGTTTATTTATTTTGCAATGGCGCTGGTGTTGGGTGGCGGTTATGGAATGCTTTTCCCTGCCATACAAACCATGATTGTGAATTTTGGTGCACATAACCAGCGCGGAACGGCTAACTCAACCTACTTTACTGGGTTTGATATTGGAGTTGGCCTAGGTATGCTGCTTGGCGGTATCATTGCCGATAAAACAAGCTTATCAACATCTCTGATTGTTTCCTCCGTACTCAATTTACTGGCTATAATCTACTACGTTAAGATATCGGCACCGAGCTACAAGGCTCATACTTGTAAATAG
- a CDS encoding TPM domain-containing protein codes for MKSQPLFSEADKKKIVNSIKEAEMNTSGEVRVHIEAYCKEANVLDRASKVFAELSMHKTDLRNGVLFYLATHDRKFAILGDAGINQKVPTNFWECIKERMADKFRKGLFTEGLSEGIIEAGLQLKKHFPRASDDKNELSDDISFGNTTE; via the coding sequence ATGAAAAGCCAACCGCTGTTCAGCGAAGCAGACAAAAAAAAGATTGTAAACTCAATAAAGGAAGCAGAGATGAACACCTCTGGTGAGGTGCGCGTACACATCGAAGCTTACTGCAAAGAGGCAAATGTGCTTGATCGAGCTTCTAAAGTATTTGCAGAGCTAAGCATGCACAAAACAGACCTCCGCAATGGGGTCCTATTCTACCTTGCCACCCACGATCGAAAGTTTGCCATACTTGGTGATGCCGGAATCAACCAAAAGGTTCCTACCAACTTCTGGGAATGTATCAAGGAAAGAATGGCGGATAAATTCCGAAAAGGCCTTTTCACCGAAGGGCTTTCTGAGGGAATTATAGAGGCTGGTTTACAGCTTAAAAAGCATTTTCCAAGAGCCTCCGATGACAAGAACGAGCTATCCGACGATATTTCTTTTGGAAATACAACGGAGTAG
- the porV gene encoding type IX secretion system outer membrane channel protein PorV, with translation MQKQIRTFLICTFLVPIYSAFAQEAPKVGAPFLKIAPDARSAGYGDQGAATAPDNNSQFWNPAKYIFSDYKTGVSYTFTPWLRNSADDMNLHFLSGFYKIDDRQAVSASLRYFSLGSIPFTDISGNLMQDVKANEFAIDVAYSRKFSENLSSSVAFRYIRSDLTGSSNEQYKAGSVFAADVALYYQKKLEINEIAFGVNVSNLGPKISYSTDGEKSFIPANLRLGARYTFNLNEQNKLSLLAETSKLLVPTPNIKNGIDKNADKTVLEGIFSSFGDAPSGFSEEMKEFVYSLGAEYTYAKTVSLRTGYFHEAETKGNRKYFTFGLGANYKSFIFDVAYLVPTSSGNNSPLANTLRFSVGFKLDK, from the coding sequence ATGCAAAAACAAATTCGAACCTTTTTAATTTGTACTTTTCTTGTTCCTATCTACTCCGCCTTTGCACAAGAAGCCCCTAAAGTTGGTGCTCCTTTTCTAAAAATTGCCCCTGATGCACGTTCTGCAGGCTATGGCGATCAAGGTGCCGCAACAGCACCCGATAATAACTCTCAATTTTGGAATCCGGCAAAATACATCTTCTCTGATTACAAAACAGGTGTCTCCTATACATTTACACCTTGGCTCAGAAACAGTGCTGACGACATGAACCTTCATTTCCTATCAGGCTTTTATAAAATTGACGATAGACAGGCTGTGAGCGCTTCGTTACGATATTTTTCTCTTGGCAGTATTCCATTTACCGATATTTCGGGGAATCTCATGCAAGATGTAAAAGCAAATGAGTTTGCAATTGATGTTGCCTACTCTAGGAAATTTTCAGAAAACCTATCTTCATCTGTGGCTTTTAGGTACATTAGATCTGACTTAACAGGCAGTTCTAATGAGCAGTATAAAGCTGGGTCCGTTTTTGCTGCAGATGTTGCGCTTTACTATCAAAAAAAGTTAGAAATTAATGAGATCGCATTTGGTGTAAACGTATCAAACCTCGGTCCTAAGATTTCGTACAGCACCGACGGTGAAAAATCATTTATCCCTGCCAACCTGCGTTTAGGAGCCCGCTATACCTTTAATTTAAATGAGCAAAACAAGCTTTCGTTACTTGCAGAAACCTCCAAGTTGCTTGTTCCTACGCCTAATATAAAAAATGGAATCGATAAAAATGCCGACAAAACAGTACTGGAGGGAATATTTTCCTCGTTTGGTGATGCACCCAGCGGATTTAGCGAAGAAATGAAAGAATTTGTATACTCGCTTGGAGCAGAATACACCTATGCCAAGACAGTATCGCTAAGAACTGGATACTTTCATGAGGCAGAAACCAAGGGTAACAGAAAGTATTTTACTTTTGGTTTAGGAGCAAACTACAAATCATTCATCTTTGATGTAGCTTATCTTGTTCCTACTAGCAGCGGAAACAACAGCCCGCTTGCAAATACCCTGAGATTTTCAGTTGGCTTTAAGCTTGATAAATAA
- a CDS encoding LemA family protein — protein MKKTWIVLAVIAAVILIIFLWFKNSYNGLVVLDENVKGKWANVESQYQRRADLIPNLVNTVKGYADFEKSTLTQVMEARANATKITISPEKLDENSIQKFQNAQNQVSSALGRLMAVAENYPNLKANQNFLDLQSQLEGTENRITVARNDFNADVKTYNQTIRKFPQMIFASMFGFEKAAYFEADKGAEKAPEVKF, from the coding sequence ATGAAAAAGACTTGGATTGTCTTGGCTGTAATTGCCGCAGTTATTCTGATTATATTTTTATGGTTCAAGAATTCGTACAACGGACTTGTTGTCCTTGACGAAAATGTTAAGGGAAAATGGGCTAACGTTGAGTCGCAATACCAACGCAGGGCAGACCTTATCCCTAACCTTGTAAATACCGTAAAAGGATATGCCGACTTCGAAAAATCTACGTTAACACAGGTAATGGAAGCCCGTGCAAATGCGACAAAAATCACCATTAGCCCAGAAAAGTTAGATGAGAATAGCATCCAAAAGTTCCAAAATGCGCAAAACCAAGTTTCGTCTGCATTGGGTAGATTGATGGCTGTTGCCGAAAACTATCCTAATCTAAAAGCAAACCAAAACTTTCTAGACCTACAATCGCAGCTAGAAGGAACTGAGAATAGGATAACGGTTGCCCGAAATGATTTCAATGCAGATGTAAAAACCTACAACCAAACCATCAGAAAATTCCCTCAAATGATTTTCGCATCGATGTTTGGTTTTGAAAAGGCAGCCTACTTCGAGGCTGACAAGGGCGCAGAAAAGGCTCCTGAGGTAAAATTCTAG
- a CDS encoding TPM domain-containing protein: MKLLYSILFVVISALSVFGQKLPEQPNPPRIVNDFANLLSPQEVQQLESKLRAYNDTTSTQIAIVVVPSLDGYDPSEYAFALGKKWGIGQKGKNNGILVLIKPKVGNERGQVFIATGYGMEGSITDARANRIIDQTIIPAFRQNKYYEGLDQATTQLIQFARGEFKADKKGAKTVSPFASILIFIVLVAVFGIIAAIARSKKYTSGSVYSSGGFQRHSSAASNLPFWLLLMGMGSNLGDRHRNSGSGWSDFSGGGGGGFGGFGGGDFGGGGAGGSW; the protein is encoded by the coding sequence ATGAAATTACTTTACAGCATACTATTCGTTGTAATCTCGGCCCTATCCGTTTTTGGACAGAAGTTGCCAGAGCAACCTAATCCACCACGAATAGTCAACGATTTTGCCAACCTACTTTCGCCCCAAGAGGTGCAGCAGCTCGAATCTAAGCTTCGGGCATACAACGATACCACATCTACCCAAATTGCGATTGTCGTTGTACCTTCACTAGACGGTTACGATCCAAGTGAATACGCCTTCGCTCTCGGAAAAAAATGGGGTATCGGCCAAAAAGGGAAAAATAACGGCATCCTCGTTCTTATCAAACCAAAAGTTGGAAATGAACGTGGTCAGGTATTTATTGCTACGGGCTATGGCATGGAAGGCTCCATAACTGACGCCCGCGCAAATCGTATTATCGACCAGACTATAATACCTGCATTTCGGCAAAACAAGTATTACGAAGGGCTGGACCAAGCAACAACGCAGCTCATACAATTTGCCAGAGGTGAATTTAAGGCAGATAAAAAAGGGGCTAAAACAGTATCCCCATTTGCCTCTATCCTAATATTTATTGTGCTGGTAGCCGTCTTTGGAATTATTGCGGCAATAGCCCGCTCCAAAAAATACACCTCTGGGTCAGTTTACTCCTCGGGTGGATTTCAAAGACATAGCTCTGCAGCAAGCAACCTACCTTTCTGGCTCTTGCTTATGGGTATGGGAAGCAACTTAGGAGATAGACACCGAAATAGCGGTAGCGGCTGGAGCGATTTCTCTGGCGGTGGCGGCGGCGGTTTCGGAGGCTTTGGCGGTGGAGACTTCGGCGGCGGAGGTGCTGGCGGAAGCTGGTAA
- a CDS encoding thioredoxin family protein, with protein MRKDITSLSEFSQEISRNRIVLAYFGREECQTCVVLKPKVKELVTSKFPEIVLLDIDTSLAPEIYGQYTIFTVPSILLFLDGREILRRSRIISIKELEDSTNRIYNTL; from the coding sequence ATGAGAAAGGATATAACCTCTCTGAGCGAATTTTCCCAAGAAATTTCAAGAAACAGGATCGTTCTCGCCTACTTTGGACGAGAAGAATGCCAAACCTGCGTAGTTCTAAAACCCAAAGTGAAGGAGCTGGTTACATCTAAATTTCCTGAAATTGTACTTTTAGATATCGATACTTCACTTGCTCCTGAAATTTACGGGCAATATACCATATTCACAGTTCCTTCAATTCTTCTTTTTCTTGATGGCCGCGAAATTTTAAGAAGAAGCCGGATTATAAGTATTAAAGAATTAGAAGACAGCACTAACAGAATATATAATACGCTTTAA